The Pseudomonas aeruginosa genome includes the window TGGCATCTGAGCGCGGGTGCTACCATCGCCGCGAAACACTGCACAGGTCCTTTCGATGCCCCCGGAATGCCAACTCTTCGGAACCCTCGGTTGCCACCTCTGCGAAGTCGCGGAGGCGGTGCTGATGCCCTTCGTCGAACATGGCCTGCTGGTCGAACTGGTGGACATCGCCGACGACGAAGCCTGGGTCGAGCACTATGGCCTGCGGATCCCGGTGCTGCGCCGCTGCGACAATGGCGCCGAGCTGAACTGGCCGTTCGAGGCCGAGCAGGTCGCAGCCTTCCTCAGCTGCTGATGCCTATTCATTCG containing:
- a CDS encoding glutaredoxin family protein codes for the protein MPPECQLFGTLGCHLCEVAEAVLMPFVEHGLLVELVDIADDEAWVEHYGLRIPVLRRCDNGAELNWPFEAEQVAAFLSC